The nucleotide window TCGACGCGGACGAACTCGACTCGCTCCAGTTCCGCGCGCTGGCCCGGGCCGGCCGCCAGGCACGCCAACGCGGCGCGGCGCTGCCCGCGGCCCAGCACTTCCGGCACGCGCTGCGCCTGTGGCGGGGCACCCCGTTCGCCGGGCTGCACCGCTCGCACCCCCTCGCCGCCGAGGCCCGCCGGCTCGAGGGCCAGCACCTCCAGGTCCTCGAGGAGTGGGCGGAGACCGAACTGGAGATCGGAAACTGCGCCGCGGTCGCCGACGCGCTCACCGAGCACGCCGAACGCCACCCGCAGCGCGAGCGCCTGCGGGCGGCGCAGATGACCGCGCTGTTCCGCTGCGGCCGCCAGGCGGAGGCCCTCCAGGTCTTCGAGGACGTACGCCGGCAGCTCGCCGAGGCGTACGGGCTCCAGCCGACACCCGCCCTGGAGAAGCTCTATCGCTCGATCCTCGCCGAGCAGCGCGGGCACCTCCGCCCGGCCGCCGCGCCGCCACCGCAGTCCCTCCCGAACGACCTGCCGGACTTCGTCGGCCGCGCCGAACAGCTCGGCGAGATCACCGACGTCGTGCGGCACAGCACCCGGCAGGTGATCGTGGTGACCGGCCCGGCCGGCATCGGCAAGACCACCCTCGCGGTCCGGCTCGCGCACACCCTGCAACACGACTTCCCCGGCGGCCGCATCCTGCTGCGCATGCGCGAACCGGACGGCACGCCCCGCGCCACGGTCGACCTGCTCGCCGAGCTCGCCGCGCTGACCGGCCTGACCGACCGGATGACCGGCCACCCCGACCAGGACAGCTTCCACTGGCGCGCCTGGCTCGGCGAGCGCCGCGTGCTGCTCATGCTCGACGACGCACCGGACGAGACCGCCGTCCGCCCGCTGGTGCCCGGCGCCGGCCCCGCCACCGTCGTGGTCACCTCACGCCGCCGGATGGCCGGCCTGGCCGACGCCCACCGCATCGACGTGCCGAGCCTGACCTGCGCCGAGGCGGTGGACCTGCTCTCCCAGATCATCGGCCGCGACCGCACCACCGCGGACCCGTCCGCGGCGAACGCGGTCGTCACGGCCATCGGCCGGCTGCCGCTCGCGGTCCGCATCGGCGGCCTGAAACTGGCGGCGATGCGCCTGCTGCCGCTGCGCGACTTCGCCGAACGGCTGGCGAGCTCCCGTACGGTCCTGGACGAGCTGGTGGCCGGCGACCTCGCGGTACGCCCCCGCATCGCCGACAGCTGGTACGGGATGTCCCGGGCGCACCGCACCGACGTCAGCCAACTGGCCACCCTGCCGGCACCGTCCCTGACCCTCCAGGACGCGGCGACGACGCTGTCCTGCCCGCCCGACGAGGCCCGGCGCCGCCTGGAGTCCCTGGTGGACACCGGCGCCCTGCTCTCCCCCGAACCGGCGGTCACCGCGCGCAGCATCCGCTACGAATTGCCCGCCCTCGTCCGCCTCTACGCCCGCGAATGCGTCCCCACACCCCCGGACCGCCGCGCTGCGGCCGTCGGCTGACTTCCCACGACACGGGGCTCCGCCCGTCACGACGACGTGACCTCGCCGACGCGGGCGGCGGCGACGCCCGGCACGGTCCGGGCCAGCACCGCGACGACGGTTCGCTCGGTCTCGTCGGCGAACCCGCCGGCCACCGTGGCGACGCCGTCCTCGACGGTGGCCGTCCAGCGGGACCGCCCGTCGGCGTACGCGTCGAGCCGGTGCTGCACCTCCGCCGCCAGCACGTCGTCGCCGCGCACCATCGCGCGCAGGATGTCGCGGCGGCTGATGATCCCGACCAGCCGGCCATCGTCCACGACGGGCATGCTGCGCACGTCGTTCCGCAACATCTGGTCGGCGACCTCGGCGACGTCGGCCCCCGGCCAGGTGGCCACCGGCGAGCGGGACATGACCTCGACGACCGCGCCCGGCCGGCGCTGCGGATCCGTCTCCGGACCGCGCCGCTGCTGAGCGGTCGGATCCGACGGGACCCGGTGCCACAGCAGGTCGCTCTCGCTGACCATGCCGACCAGGGCACCACCCGTGTCCACCACCGGCAGCGCCGTGACCGCCCTGGCGGTCATCAGCTCGGCGGCACTCTCGATCGACGCGCCCTGCCCCACGGTGAACACGGGGCTGCTCATGATGTCCTTCGCGCGCATCGCGTCACCTCCTGCCGTCACCACCAGCCTCTCCCCGCACGCCAGGATCGAACAGGGTCCACGGTCCCGTCCGGCCGGGACGTCCCGTCCGCGCTCAGGGCCTGGGCGGCAGGAGGAACTCGGCGACGTCGCGGCGTGGTGCGGGGCGCCCCGGCTGGCCGTAGCCGAACCGCAGGGCGAGCTGCGGTACGCCCGAGCGGCCGAGCGAGCGGCGCAACTGGTCGCGGGCGGCCGGTACCTCGATCGGCTGGGAGAGCATCGAGGCGGCGAGGCCTTCGTCCGTCGCGGTCAGCAGGACCTTCTGCATGGCCTGGCCGGCGACGATCTGGTCGGTCGGCAGGTCACCGGTGACACCGAGGATGCCGATGAGCGGTTCGGGCTCGTAGTCGCGGCCGGGTGCCCGCCTGCGGTCGGAGTGGGCGCGCTGCGGCAGGAGGTCCTGTGGTTCGGAAACGGGAGCTCCCGCCGTGACCAGGACACCGTCCGGGGCGCTGTCGGTGTGCGTCCAGGACATCATCTCGGACCGGTAGCCGGCGTCGCGGCGCAGCACGCGGTCGGCGCTCTGGGCGATCTCGGCGAAGCCGCTGAGCGCGGTCATGCCGACGAGCATTTCGAGCCAGGCGCCCTCGTCCCGCGCCGCCTCCCTGAGCCGGGCCCGGCTGTCGGCGGGCACCGGGTTCGGCCAGAACGGCGCCCGGTTGCTGTAGCGGCGCGGTATCGCGGCGCACAGGTCGGCCTCGGCGTACGTCGGCGGCCGCTCGGGCCCGGGGGTGAGCCGGGCGACGACGTCCGGTGCGGCCGGGCCGGGGCTCAGCTCGACCTCGGCCGGGGTTCCCGCGGCGGCCAGCGCGAGGCGCGCGTTGTACACCGCCGCGCCGCAGGCGAGCCGCACCGCCCAGCCGTCCCGGTCGGCGACGGCAAGCTGCCGGGTCGGATCCGCGAGCACCTCGATGGCGCCGCCACCCAGCCGGAACAGCCACGGCTGAGTGTTGAACAGCGAAGGCGCACGGATACCAGCGGCAGCCGCTCGCACCAGGTCAGCCTCGGCGTAGGCCTTCATCGTGGCTCTCCTTCCCCTCACGTCGCTGTCGTCACTCCAGTACGCCGTGGGTCGCACTCACCTACCTGCTGACGATAATGGCGTCGCCTGCCGCGCGACGCGGTGTTGGAGGCAGAGCCTCCCTCGGACGTTTGGGTTTCGTGTCGCGTGCGGCCTGGAAGGTCGATACTGGTGCGGTACTGCGCCTATCGGGCCGCGCCACGAGGCGGAGAGTGGGATGCACAAGTCCACTGGGCCATCGGTCAGTTGTGACCACAGCGTGCTGGACGAGCCGCAAGCGGTGCTGGCCGCCGCGCTGGAGGCCTACGTCGCCGTCGACGCCGACGGGCGTGTGGTCGGCTGGAATCCCGCGGCCGAGGCGTTGTTCGGCTACACCCACGCGCAGGTATGCGGTGAACCGGTCATAGACCTCGTCTTTCCCGACCGGCACCGCGACTCGCACCGCGCCGGACTGGCTCAACTCGCCGCCGGTGAACCCGGCACGGTACTCGGACGGCGGCTGCGGATGCCCGTACAGGACGCCGAGGGTCA belongs to Amorphoplanes digitatis and includes:
- a CDS encoding AfsR/SARP family transcriptional regulator; protein product: MTQLRFLVLGALTVAHSAPVELGPLKQRLTLAMLLARPDTFVPVETLCEGVWTEAAAPRTARKNLQVYISNLRRLLDDRAERLVHEAGGYRLHVDADELDSLQFRALARAGRQARQRGAALPAAQHFRHALRLWRGTPFAGLHRSHPLAAEARRLEGQHLQVLEEWAETELEIGNCAAVADALTEHAERHPQRERLRAAQMTALFRCGRQAEALQVFEDVRRQLAEAYGLQPTPALEKLYRSILAEQRGHLRPAAAPPPQSLPNDLPDFVGRAEQLGEITDVVRHSTRQVIVVTGPAGIGKTTLAVRLAHTLQHDFPGGRILLRMREPDGTPRATVDLLAELAALTGLTDRMTGHPDQDSFHWRAWLGERRVLLMLDDAPDETAVRPLVPGAGPATVVVTSRRRMAGLADAHRIDVPSLTCAEAVDLLSQIIGRDRTTADPSAANAVVTAIGRLPLAVRIGGLKLAAMRLLPLRDFAERLASSRTVLDELVAGDLAVRPRIADSWYGMSRAHRTDVSQLATLPAPSLTLQDAATTLSCPPDEARRRLESLVDTGALLSPEPAVTARSIRYELPALVRLYARECVPTPPDRRAAAVG
- a CDS encoding CBS domain-containing protein yields the protein MRAKDIMSSPVFTVGQGASIESAAELMTARAVTALPVVDTGGALVGMVSESDLLWHRVPSDPTAQQRRGPETDPQRRPGAVVEVMSRSPVATWPGADVAEVADQMLRNDVRSMPVVDDGRLVGIISRRDILRAMVRGDDVLAAEVQHRLDAYADGRSRWTATVEDGVATVAGGFADETERTVVAVLARTVPGVAAARVGEVTSS
- a CDS encoding Acg family FMN-binding oxidoreductase; translated protein: MKAYAEADLVRAAAAGIRAPSLFNTQPWLFRLGGGAIEVLADPTRQLAVADRDGWAVRLACGAAVYNARLALAAAGTPAEVELSPGPAAPDVVARLTPGPERPPTYAEADLCAAIPRRYSNRAPFWPNPVPADSRARLREAARDEGAWLEMLVGMTALSGFAEIAQSADRVLRRDAGYRSEMMSWTHTDSAPDGVLVTAGAPVSEPQDLLPQRAHSDRRRAPGRDYEPEPLIGILGVTGDLPTDQIVAGQAMQKVLLTATDEGLAASMLSQPIEVPAARDQLRRSLGRSGVPQLALRFGYGQPGRPAPRRDVAEFLLPPRP